From Terriglobales bacterium:
CGCACAGGCGGGGACGCCTGTGCCACACGGTTCTTGCAACCACCGGCAGCGGCTACTTCTTGGACTTAGTGAGGGTCAGCAGCAGCGGGGACGCCGCTCGTGAGACGCGGCGCGCTCGCGCAGGAAGCCGGCGTAGGCGGCCCGAGAAGACGGCTGGTCGGTGCGCTCAAGGAAGCGCGCGTAGGCGGCCTCGTCGAAGATCTCGCGCAGAGCCGCGGCGGTCGTTCGGAAGAAGCTGCGGAAAAACTCACGCGCTCGGCTCATGACGACTCCTCCACGGCGAAGCGAGTCGCCACGAATGGGGCTTCCTTGACCTCGGCGGCCTGACGTCCCCGCAGCAGGCGCGACCACAGCAGCACCGACTCCAACAGAATCACCGAGACCGAAAGCGCGAGCAGCGCCGTGACCACGGCGTCCAGGCGGTCGTTGAACATCAGGCGGGCGATCTCGTGGGCGCGGGCGGCGGTGGCCGGGGCTTCCTGCGCCAGGCGGGCCGCATCCGCCAGGAAACCGATGCGCGGGTCAGGATTGAAGATCTTGTGCCAGGAGGCGGTGAAGGTCACCGCGGCCAGCCAGGCCAGCGGCCCGAGCGTCACCCAGGCATAGCGGGCGCGGCCCATCCGGAGAAGGATGGTGGTGGCCACGCACAGAGCCACCGTCGCCAGGAGCTGGTTGGCGATGCCGAAGAGCGGCCACAGTGAGTTCACGCCCATGGGATCGCGCACTCCCTGCCACAGGAAATATCCCCAGGCAGCGACGATCACAGCGCTGGTCCCCAGGATGCTGGGATACCAACTGGTGCGGCCGAGGGGCGCCCACACGTGTCCCAGGGCGTCCTGCAGCATGAAGCGAGCCACGCGGGTGCCGGCGTCGAGCACCGTCAGGATGAAGAGCGCCTCGAACATGATGGCGAAGTGGTACCAAAGGCCAAGCACCGCGTCGCCGCCCAGGCTCTTGGAGAAGATGTAGGCCATGCCCACGGCGAAGGCGGGAGCGCCGCCGGTGCGGTTGTAGAGCGAGCGCTCGCCGACGTTGTGGGCGAGCGTCTCCATCTGCTGCGCGGTCACCGGGTAGCCCCACGAAGAGACCTTCTCGGTGATGGCGACCGGGTCCCGGCCCACCATGCCCTCGGGGCTATTGATGGCGAAGTACGTCCCGGGCTGGATAACGCAAGCGGCGATGATGGCCATAATGGCCACCAGCGACTCGCAGGCCATGGCGCCGTATCCCACCAGGCGCGTCTCCGATTCGCGCGTCACCAGCTTGGGAGTGGTGCCGCTGGAGATCAGTGAGTGAAATCCGCTGATGGCGCCGCAGGCGATAGTGATGAAGACGAAGGGGAAGAGGCTGCCGGCGAAGATGGGTCCGGTGCCGTCAATGAAGCGCGTAAGCGCGGGCATCTGCAATGTGGGGCGGACCGCAAGGATGCCAACCGCGAGGATGGCGATGGTCCCCAGCTTGACGAAGGTGCTGAGGTAGTCGCGGGGCGCGAGCAGCAGCCAGACGGGCGCGGCGGAGGCGGCGAATCCGTAGAGCATCAGCAGTACGGCCAGCACCGGCGCGGTGAAGGTGAAGATGCGAGCCAGCGACGCCGACTGTGCCACCCACTGTCCTCCCCAGATGGCGAGCAGCACCAGCGCGAAGCCGAGTATGGAAGCTTCCAGCACCTTGCCCGGTCGCAGGAAGCGCAGGTAAACGCCCATCCCCAGCGCGATAGGGATGGTCATGGCGATGGTGAAGGTGCCCCAGGGACTCTCTGCCAGGGCGCGCACCACCACCAGCGCGACCACCGCCAGCAGGATGATGAGGATCGCGAGCACGGCGACGAAGGTGACGAAGCCACCCAGCTTGCCGATTTCGTCGCGGGCCATCTGGCCGAGCGACTTGCCGTCGCGGCGCACGGAAAAGAGCAGGATGACGAAGTCCTGCACGCAGCCGCCGAAGACCGCGCCCGCCAGGATCCAGAGCGTGCCGGGGAGGTAGCCGAACTGTGCCGCCAGCACCGGTCCTACCAGCGGTCCTGGCCCGGCGATGGCGGCGAAGTGATGTCCGAAGGCCACCCACTTGTTGGTGGGGAGGAAGTCGCGGCCGTTCTCCAGGCGCTCCGCCGGGGTGGCGCGGCGTGGGTCGAGCACTAGCACCTTGGCGGCGATGAACTTGCTGTAGAAGCGATAACCCAGGGCGTAGCTGCACAGCGCGGCCACCACCAGCCACAGGGCGTTGATGGCTTCGCCGCGGCGCAGGGCGATGGTGGCGAAGGCCAGCGCGCCCAGCGCGGCGATGGCGGTCCAGATCGCAACCTTTGCGATGCGGGGCATAGGGCGCGGCTATTCTAAACAAAGAGGGCGCATAGTTCGGCACTTCATTCGTCGCCCCAAAGGCCGAACCTATGCCAGCGTATAATCGACGTTCACTTTCGCTCAGGAGGAGTCCCGCTTGTCTTCCCATGCACAAGGACGGCCGCAGCCGGGTCCGCAGCCCATTCCCGGGGTGGGGAGCATCATCGCCATCGGCTCGGGCAAGGGAGGCGTGGGCAAGACCACCATCGCCGTCAACCTGGCGCTGGCGCTGGCCAAGATGGGACACCAGGTCGGGCTGCTGGACGCCGACATCTATGGCCCCAACGTCCCGCTGATGCTGGGGGCGACCGACACGCCTAGGCTGACGGATGACAACCGGATCATCCCGCTCGAACGCTACGGGCTGAAGGTCATCTCGGTGGGCTTCCTGAATCCCGGCGACAAGCCACTGATCTGGCGCGGGCCCATGCTGCACAAGATCATCGGGCAGTTCCTGCAACAGGTGGAGTGGGGCGAGCTCGACTACCTGATCGCCGACCTGCCGCCGGGCACGGGCGACGTTGCCATCTCTCTGATCCAGACCGTGCCACTCACCGGCGCCGTCGTGGTCTCCACGCCCTCGGATGTTTCGCTGCAGGACGCGCGCAAGGCCATCGAGATGTTCCGCCAGGTGAAGGTGGAGATCCTGGGCATCGTCGAGAACATGGGCCACTTCAACTGTCCACACTGCGGGCACGAGATCGACATTTTCTCCAAGGGCGGCGTGGAGAAAACAGCGAAACAATTCGGGCTGACCTTCCTGGGCAGCATCGAGCTGGATCCGGAGATCCGCAAGGGTGGCGACACCGGCCGGCCCGTCAGCCTGGAGGGAGAAGACTCGCCGCGCGCCAAGTCCCTCTTCCAGTTCGCGCGCAACGTCAAAGCCGCCCTCGACGAGCAGGCTGCCAAGCCCTCGGAGAGCGTGATCGAGATCCGCTAGCGGCGTTTGACGTTTGGCACTCTTGGTTCCTGAGTGCCAAGCCTTGACAGCCTCCTCCATCCTTACCTAGAATCAAGATAGTGAGTCGGAAGCATGGCTTTTATAACTATATGTATCTAAAGACCTTATACGAATGACGCCTCCAGCCAATGTCGGAGCACGCGAGCGCCAGATCCTGACGGCGATTGTGAAGACCTACATCACCACGGGAGAGCCGGTGGGCTCGCGGACGGTGGCGCGCGACAATGCCGACGGGCTGAGCCCGGCGACCATCCGCAACGTGATGAGTGACCTGACTGAGGCGGGCTTTCTGGAGCAGCCGCACACCTCGGCGGGGCGCGTGCCCACGGCCAGCGCCTATCGCTACTTCGTGGAGCAGCTCACGGGGGAGACCCACCTCTCGCGCGCCGATGAGCACCTGATCCAGGACAACTTCCGGGGCGTGACCGACCTGCAGGAGTTCATGGAGCGCACCTCGCACGTGCTCTCGCTGGTTTCGGGGAGCCTGGGAGTGGTGGTGGCCGCGGGGGCGAAGAGCAACGCGCTGGAGCACGTGCACTTCTCGCGGTTGAGCGCGCAGAAGATCCTGGCGGTGGTGGTGATGCGCTCGGGGCTGGTGCGCGATCGGGTGTTGCTTCTGGAACAGGACCTCCCGCAGGCGGACCTGGACACGGCTGCGGGCTACATCAACCAGAACTTCCACGGGTGGACCATCGAGGCGCTGCGGACGGAGCTGGCGCGGCGCATCGAAGAGGAGCGCAGCGAGTACGACCGGATGATGCAGTCGGTGGAGCAGCTCTACCGCCGCGGCGCGCTGGGCGCGGAAGAATCCGGCCAGGTGTACGTGGAGGGCGCGGCCAACCTGGTGGCCAGCGAGGAAGACCGGGCGCGGCTGCAGCAGCTCTTGCAGATGCTGGAAGAGAAGCAGCGCGTGGCCGATCTGCTGGGCGCGTATCTGGATGCGCGGCAGGAGGCGGTGCGCGTGGTCATTGGCCTCGAGAAGACGTTGCCGGAGATGCGCCACCTAGTGCTCATCGGCGCCCCGGCGCGCGTGGGCAACGAGGTGATGGGGTCGCTGGCGGTGATCGGCCCTACCCGCATGGACTACGAGCACACCATCAACGCTGTCACCTACATCGCGCAACTATTCGACAAGATCCTGAACGACGAGCGGTAACCGACATGGGCAAGGCCAACGGAAAACCCGAGAGAGGTCCGAAGGCGGTGGACGCCGAGCACGAGCTTCCTCCGGCGGAGGAGGACGGCTTCGTGGAGGACGCTGCGGCGCCGGGCGAAGCCCCGGCCGCCGAGGATGAGTTCGCCCTGCTCAAGGCGGAGCGCGACCAACTGCTCGACCGCTTGGCGCGGCAGCAGGCGGAGTTCGAGAACGTGCGCAAGCGCGCCGCCCGCGAGCAGCGCGACTACAGGGACTATGCCGTGACCGAGGCGGTGCAATCGCTCCTGCCGGTGCTGGATAGCTTCGAGCGCGCCCTGAAGACCGCTCCCGCAGGCGAGTTCCGCAAC
This genomic window contains:
- a CDS encoding carbon starvation CstA family protein produces the protein MPRIAKVAIWTAIAALGALAFATIALRRGEAINALWLVVAALCSYALGYRFYSKFIAAKVLVLDPRRATPAERLENGRDFLPTNKWVAFGHHFAAIAGPGPLVGPVLAAQFGYLPGTLWILAGAVFGGCVQDFVILLFSVRRDGKSLGQMARDEIGKLGGFVTFVAVLAILIILLAVVALVVVRALAESPWGTFTIAMTIPIALGMGVYLRFLRPGKVLEASILGFALVLLAIWGGQWVAQSASLARIFTFTAPVLAVLLMLYGFAASAAPVWLLLAPRDYLSTFVKLGTIAILAVGILAVRPTLQMPALTRFIDGTGPIFAGSLFPFVFITIACGAISGFHSLISSGTTPKLVTRESETRLVGYGAMACESLVAIMAIIAACVIQPGTYFAINSPEGMVGRDPVAITEKVSSWGYPVTAQQMETLAHNVGERSLYNRTGGAPAFAVGMAYIFSKSLGGDAVLGLWYHFAIMFEALFILTVLDAGTRVARFMLQDALGHVWAPLGRTSWYPSILGTSAVIVAAWGYFLWQGVRDPMGVNSLWPLFGIANQLLATVALCVATTILLRMGRARYAWVTLGPLAWLAAVTFTASWHKIFNPDPRIGFLADAARLAQEAPATAARAHEIARLMFNDRLDAVVTALLALSVSVILLESVLLWSRLLRGRQAAEVKEAPFVATRFAVEESS
- a CDS encoding Mrp/NBP35 family ATP-binding protein produces the protein MSSHAQGRPQPGPQPIPGVGSIIAIGSGKGGVGKTTIAVNLALALAKMGHQVGLLDADIYGPNVPLMLGATDTPRLTDDNRIIPLERYGLKVISVGFLNPGDKPLIWRGPMLHKIIGQFLQQVEWGELDYLIADLPPGTGDVAISLIQTVPLTGAVVVSTPSDVSLQDARKAIEMFRQVKVEILGIVENMGHFNCPHCGHEIDIFSKGGVEKTAKQFGLTFLGSIELDPEIRKGGDTGRPVSLEGEDSPRAKSLFQFARNVKAALDEQAAKPSESVIEIR
- the hrcA gene encoding heat-inducible transcriptional repressor HrcA, whose product is MTPPANVGARERQILTAIVKTYITTGEPVGSRTVARDNADGLSPATIRNVMSDLTEAGFLEQPHTSAGRVPTASAYRYFVEQLTGETHLSRADEHLIQDNFRGVTDLQEFMERTSHVLSLVSGSLGVVVAAGAKSNALEHVHFSRLSAQKILAVVVMRSGLVRDRVLLLEQDLPQADLDTAAGYINQNFHGWTIEALRTELARRIEEERSEYDRMMQSVEQLYRRGALGAEESGQVYVEGAANLVASEEDRARLQQLLQMLEEKQRVADLLGAYLDARQEAVRVVIGLEKTLPEMRHLVLIGAPARVGNEVMGSLAVIGPTRMDYEHTINAVTYIAQLFDKILNDER
- a CDS encoding nucleotide exchange factor GrpE; its protein translation is MGKANGKPERGPKAVDAEHELPPAEEDGFVEDAAAPGEAPAAEDEFALLKAERDQLLDRLARQQAEFENVRKRAAREQRDYRDYAVTEAVQSLLPVLDSFERALKTAPAGEFRNGVELIYKLLADNLARLGVRPIAAQGAPFDPRHHEAVEVVESTAVADHHVLEELQRGYMLKERLLRPAMVRVARHPKK